Proteins encoded by one window of Coregonus clupeaformis isolate EN_2021a unplaced genomic scaffold, ASM2061545v1 scaf0001, whole genome shotgun sequence:
- the LOC123482915 gene encoding interleukin-8-like isoform X1, with protein sequence MNTAMTVIVLLVCSDVIYMIQGRVIADPRCRCPKVHAGGVTTSLIIKLTRYPPRSHCSKEEVIVTLITGGLLCLDPNGNFAKTLIERQTKANQQRQNQRSIETLSPHATTST encoded by the exons ATGAATACTGCAATGACTGTTATCGTTCTTCTGGTCTGCTCAGACGTCATCTACATGATACAAG GGAGAGTTATAGCAGATCCTCGATGTCGCTGCCCTAAAGTACATGCAGGTGGGGTGACTACCAGTTTAATCATCAAACTGACCCGTTACCCTCCTCGCTCACACTGCTCTAAGGAAGAAGTCAT TGTCACACTGATAACCGGAGGTTTGCTCTGTCTCGACCCAAATGGGAACTTTGCCAAAACACTGATTGAAAGACAAACCAAAGC AAATCAACAGCGTCAAAATCAACGTTCCATTGAGACTCTCTCCCCACATGCCACCACTAGCACTTGA